The following proteins are encoded in a genomic region of Gossypium hirsutum isolate 1008001.06 chromosome D05, Gossypium_hirsutum_v2.1, whole genome shotgun sequence:
- the LOC107905712 gene encoding protein CUP-SHAPED COTYLEDON 3-like (The RefSeq protein has 2 substitutions compared to this genomic sequence) produces MLAVEEILSELAEEEVNGHGLPPGFRFHPTDEELVTFYLASKVFHGSFCGVEIAEVDLNRCEPWELPDVAKMGEREWYFFSLRDRKYPSGLRTNRATGAGYWKATGKDREVYSASTGALLGMKKTLVFYKGRAPRGEKTKWVMHEYRLDGDFSCRPSCKEEWVICRIFHKTSEKKNALAQGQSYVLAMSSSSTTFLPPLLETPTPLLKSESQTLMQAHNSFLIHRHENDLKSLINPVVSESQSQSQLFPSNGFQPSFSPTSTFATTDKNAVTNTTSSAAMLFKSLLSHQDCLFKEQAAFPKQCKAEADFSYLNLPAANNTLNWMDRIHPSPPCQNPLFFDMDYSVLGFAEGVRGTARGDTNAHDMSTSIAIHTASGQMILNPPTTTASGESGPLD; encoded by the exons ATGTTAGCAGTTGAAGAAATTCTGAGTGAACTTGCCGAGGAGGAAGTAAATGGGCATGGGTTGCCGCCGGGGTTTCGGTTTCACCCCACTGACGAGGAACTGGTAACCTTTTATTTGGCTTCCAAGGTATTTCATGGAAGCTTCTGTGGAGTGGAGATTGCTGAGGTTGACCTTAACAGATGCGAACCTTGGGAGCTTCCAG ATGTTGCGAAAATGGGGGAGAGGGAGTGGTACTTCTTCAGCTTGAGGGACAGGAAATACCCAAGCGGGCTGAGAACAAACAGAGCCACTGGAGCTGGGTACTGGAAAGCCACAGGCAAAGATAGGGAAGTGTACAGTGCCTCAACCGGAGCTCTTTTGGGAATGAAAAAAACCCTTGTTTTCTACAAGGGCAGGGCACCCCGTGGAGAGAAGACCAAGTGGGTCATGCATGAGTACCGCTTGGACGGTGACTTCTCCTGCCGCCCCTCCTGCAAG gaaGAATGGGTGATTTGCAGAATATTTCATAAAACAAGTGAGAAGAAGAATGCCCTTGCTCAAGGTCAAAGCTATGTACTGGCAATGTCTTCGTCTTCAACAACTTTCTTGCCTCCGTTGCTTGAAACTCCGACACCGTTGTTAAAATCTGAGTCTCAAACTCTAATGCAAGCTCACAACTCTTTTTTGATTCAACGCCATGAAAATGACCTGAAAAGCCTGATAAACCCAGTTGTCTCAGAGTCACAATCCCAATCCCAGCTCTTCCCATCTAATGGGTTCCAACCCTCCTTTTCACCCACTTCCACTTTTGCCACAACCGACAAGAACGCTGTGACAAACACCACCTCATCAGCAGCTATGCTCTTCAAGTCCCTACTCTCACATCAAGATTGCTTATTTAAGGAACAAGCTACTTTTCCCAAACAGTGTAAGGCAGAGGCTGATTTTTCCTATTTAAATCTGCCTGCTGCCAACAACACCTTGAACTGGATGGATAGGATTCATCCCAGCCCACCATGTCAAAACCCTTTGTTCTTCGACATGGATTATAGCGTGTTGGGGTTTGCTGAAGGTGTTAGGGGCACTGCTCGGGGGGACACTAACGCACATGACATGTCCACTTCAATTGCCATTCATACGGCCAGCGGTCAGATGATTTTAAATCCTCCCACCACCACAGCCTCTGGAGAATCCGGGCCGCTAGATTGA
- the LOC107903186 gene encoding branched-chain-amino-acid aminotransferase-like protein 1, translating into MQIEGNNANANDAIMLDKDGYVSETNATNIFLVKKGCVLTPHADYCLPGITRATIMELVVKEKFELMERRISLSEFHAADEVSCCFFIESIYMEYF; encoded by the exons ATGCAGATAGAAGGGAATAATGCGAATGCCAATGATGCAATCATGCTCGACAAGGATGGTTATGTATCTGAAACAAATGCCACAAACATT TTCTTGGTCAAGAAAGGCTGTGTTTTAACCCCTCATGCTGATTATTGTCTTCCTGGGATTACTCGAGCAACT ATTATGGAGCTTGTTGTAAAGGAAAAATTTGAGCTAATGGAACGAAGAATTAGCTTATCTGAGTTCCATGCAGCAGATGAGGTATCCTGTTGTTTTTTTATCGAAAGCATTTATATGGAATACTTCTGA